The following coding sequences lie in one Pseudomonas svalbardensis genomic window:
- a CDS encoding 3-deoxy-7-phosphoheptulonate synthase, translating into MADLPINDLNVASNETLITPDQLKRDIPLSDAALRTVTKGREVIRNILDGTDHRLFVVIGPCSIHDIKAAHEYAERLKTLAAEVSDTLYLVMRVYFEKPRTTVGWKGLINDPYLDDSFKIQDGLHIGRQLLLDLAEMGLPTATEALDPISPQYLQDLISWSAIGARTTESQTHREMASGLSSAVGFKNGTDGGLTVAINALQSVSSPHRFLGINQEGGVSIVTTKGNAYGHVVLRGGNGKPNYDSVSVALCEQALNKAKIKPNIMVDCSHANSNKDPALQPLVMENVANQILEGNQSIIGLMVESHLNWGCQAIPKDLADLQYGVSITDACIDWSATENTLRSMHAKLKDVLPKRDRS; encoded by the coding sequence ATGGCTGATTTACCGATCAACGACCTAAACGTCGCTTCCAACGAGACGCTGATCACTCCCGATCAGCTCAAGCGTGATATCCCTCTGAGCGACGCTGCCCTGCGCACCGTCACCAAGGGCCGCGAAGTCATTCGCAACATTCTTGATGGCACCGACCACCGCCTGTTTGTTGTCATCGGGCCTTGCTCGATCCACGACATCAAGGCGGCCCACGAATACGCCGAGCGCCTGAAGACGCTTGCGGCCGAAGTGTCCGATACCCTGTATCTGGTCATGCGCGTGTATTTCGAGAAGCCACGCACCACCGTCGGCTGGAAAGGTTTGATCAACGATCCGTACCTGGACGACTCCTTCAAGATTCAGGACGGTCTGCATATCGGTCGTCAATTGTTGCTGGACCTGGCCGAGATGGGCCTGCCGACCGCAACTGAAGCCCTAGACCCGATCTCCCCACAGTACTTGCAGGACCTGATCAGTTGGTCGGCCATTGGTGCGCGCACCACCGAATCCCAGACTCACCGTGAAATGGCCTCCGGCCTGTCCTCGGCCGTCGGCTTCAAGAACGGCACCGACGGCGGCTTGACGGTCGCGATCAACGCCCTGCAATCGGTTTCCAGCCCTCACCGCTTCCTGGGTATCAACCAGGAAGGTGGCGTGTCGATCGTCACCACCAAGGGCAATGCCTACGGTCACGTGGTACTGCGCGGCGGCAACGGCAAGCCGAACTACGATTCGGTCAGCGTCGCGCTCTGCGAGCAAGCCCTGAACAAAGCGAAGATCAAGCCGAACATCATGGTCGATTGCAGCCACGCCAACTCCAACAAGGACCCGGCCTTGCAACCGCTGGTGATGGAGAACGTCGCCAACCAGATCCTCGAAGGCAACCAGTCGATCATCGGCCTGATGGTCGAAAGTCACCTGAACTGGGGCTGCCAGGCGATCCCGAAAGACCTCGCCGACCTGCAATACGGCGTGTCGATCACCGATGCCTGCATCGACTGGTCCGCCACCGAAAACACCTTGCGCAGCATGCATGCCAAGCTCAAGGACGTGCTGCCGAAACGCGATCGCAGCTGA